CCGGGGAGACGGTGCGCCCCGGTTTTCAGGTTCGGGTGCTTTTTCGGACTGACAGCCAAAGAGACCCAGCACTAGGAGACTGGCGAGGAAAGGCTTGATCGACATGGCTTGGGGGCATACACGACTCGGCCCCATGCGTCATCCCGTAGAGGACTGAATGGAACTCGATCACATCATCGTCACCGGCGCCCGCGAGCACAATTTGAAGGCCGTCACGGTGCGCTTCCCCAAGAAGAAGCTGGTCGTGTTTTCCGGCGTGAGCGGTTCCGGCAAGAGTTCGCTGGCTTTCGATACCCTCTACGCCGAGGGCCAAAGACGCTACGTGGAATCCCTGAGCGCGTACGCGCGCCAGTTCTTGGGTCGCTTGGACAAGCCGAAGTTCGACACCATCCGCGGGTTGGCGCCAGCGGTGAGCATCGAGCAGAAGGCGACCAACGTGAATCCGCGCTCTACGGTGGGGACGATCACGGAGATCGCGGACTACTTGCGTGTGCTTTACGCGAGGGTGGGAACGCAACATTGCCCGCAGTGCGATCGCCCCGTGCTCGGTCAGACGCCCGAGCGCATTTGCGAGACCCTGTTGGCCGAGGCAGCAGGACAGAGCGTGACGCTGCTGGCGCGAGTACTGGAAAACCGCAAGGGTGAGCATCGCGAGCTCCTCGCCGGCCTGCGCAGTGACGGCCACGTGCGCGTGCGCTTGGACGGCGAAATCCTGCGCTTGGAGCAGCTGGAGGCGCTCGAGAAGCGCAAGAAGCACGATTTGGACGTCGTGGTGGACCGCCTTCGCGTCGAAGCGTCGTCCCGGGGCAGACTCGCGGAGAGCGTGGAACGAGCGCTGAGCCTAGGGCAGGGAACCTTGCGCGCCCTGGTGGGCGGCGACGAGCGACTCTTCAGTCGCGACAACTCGTGCCTGCATTGCCGAATCTCTTTTTCGGCGCTGACGCCGCAGGCCTTCTCCTTCAACAGCCCCCAGGGCATGTGCCCGGAGTGTCACGGCCTCGGCACGCTTTCCACCATCGATCCTGATCGCGTGGTGGTCGACAAGTCCCTGACCATCGACGAAGGAGCGATCGTAGTCTGGGGTGAAGACGCTTCGAAGAAGAAGGGTTGGGCCCACGGTTTCCGGGGGCAAATCCTGACGCATCTCAAGATCCCCGCGGATCGTCCTTTTCGCAAACTGACTCAGCGCCAACAGGAGATCCTATTCTGGGGCACAGGCGACAAGCGCTACACGGTGATTTGGAAAGCGCAAAAGGGAAGCGGCTCCGGCAAGTTCGAAGTGACCTGGGAAGGCCTCATTCCACGGCTCACGCGGCGATTCTCCAGCACGACGTCGGAACGCGCCAAGCGCTGGTACGCCCGATTCATGGGAGACGCGCCTTGCCGTAGCTGCGGCGGTGCACGTTTGCGGGCGGAGAGCGCGGCGGTGCGCGTCGGCGACAAGAGTCTGGTCGACGTCGGTGCTCTGACCGTCAGTGATGCCGTTGCCTTCTTTGCAGCCCTCGAGCTGCGTGGCGCCTCGCAAGAGATCGCCAGCGAGGTACTGAAAGAAGTGCGAGCGCGTCTGGGATTCCTGGAAGCGGTCGGCCTTGGCTATCTGTCTCTGGATCGTCCGGGGCCCAGCCTTTCGGGTGGTGAGGCGCAGCGCATTCGCCTGGCGAGCCAAGTTGGATCTGAGCTGACCGGAGTGCTCTACATCTTGGACGAGCCTTCGATCGGGCTACATCAACGGGACAACCAGCGGCTGATCGACACGCTGCTTCGCCTGCGCGACATTGGTAACTCCGTCGTGGTGGTGGAGCACGACGAGGACACCCTGCGCGCGGCCGACTGGGTGGTGGACTTTGGGCCTGGGGCCGGGGTCCACGGCGGAGAAGTGGTGTTCACTGGCACGCCGCGGCAGTTGCAGAGCGCCAAGGCGTCGCTGACGGGCCAGTACTTGTCGGGACGCGAGACGATCTCCACCCCCGAGGCGCGGCGCCCGCCGTCGGGCTGGGTCACGGTGGAAGGCGCTGCTGCAAACAACTTGAAGGATATCGACGTCCCGCTGCCTCTCGGCGTGCTCGTCGCAGTGACGGGCGTGAGCGGCGCCGGCAAGAGCACCTTGGTCAACGACATCCTGGTGCCGGCGCTGGCGCGGAGCGAAGAAGCGCGTCCGGCGGCCCACCGCGGCATCGAAGGCAGCGAGCAAGTGGAGCGCGTGATTCTCGTCGATCAACGTCCCATCGGTCGCACCCCGCGCAGCAATCCTGCCACCTACGTGAAGGCCTTCGACGAGATTCGCAATCTCTTCGCCGAACTGCCGGACGCGCGCATGCGCGGCATGAAGCCGGGCCGCTTCTCCTTCAACGTCAAGGGTGGACGCTGTGAAGCCTGCGAAGGCGACGGCGTGCGCAAGGTGGAGATGCACTTTCTGGCGGACGTGTACGTTCGCTGCGACGAGTGTCAGGGCCGACGCTTCAACGAGGCCACCCTCGCCGTGCGGTATCGGGACAAGTCCATCGCCGAAGTGCTCGATCTGACCATCGACGAAGCTCGCGAGATCTTCGCGGCGCACCCGAAGATCCGCGCCCCGTTGGATCTGCTCAGCGAGGTAGGCGTGGGCTATCTGCACTTGGGACAGCCGTCCCCCACGCTCTCGGGGGGAGAAGCGCAGCGCATCAAGCTGGCGCGGGAGTTGGGCAAGCGAACGCAACCGGGGACCCTGTACGTGCTGGACGAGCCCACCACCGGGTTGCACTTTCACGACGTGAAGAAGCTCTTGGTCGTGCTGCATCGCTTGGTGGACGCCGGCAACACGGTGATCGTGGTCGAGCACAATCTGGATGTGATCAAGAACGCCGACTTCGTCGTGGATCTCGGTCCCGAAGGCGGCCCCGCGGGCGGGCGACTCGTCGCCAGTGGGACCCCGGAGCAAGTCGCGAAGAGCGCGGCGTCGCACACGGGACGCTTCTTGCGGGGTGCGCTGAAGCTGAAGGCTCCGGCGCGGGCGAAGCAGGGCTCTCGGCCCCGTCGGGCGAACGGCGCAGCCCGGGCGATGGTCCGCAACTGACGCTCCTGCCGGGCAAACGGCGCAGCCCGCGCTATACTCCGCAACTGATGCCCTCGCACGGGCGAGTAGGCCTCTTCGGAGGCGTCGATGGGGAGAATCATGGCGAAACTGAAGCTCAGCAACAATACGGACCGAGATATGGCCGCGCGCGGCCTGATCGCGGCCAACGAAGTGCGAAGCATCGAGATCGAGGCGCTGGTGGACACGGGCGCCACGCAGCTTGCGCTTCCGGCGGACGTGGTGGAGCAACTGGGCCTGCCAGCCTCGGGAACGCGAAAAGCCCGGGACGCGCAGGGCGTCGTCATCGATCTGCCTTGGGTGGGTGGCGTGCGCTTGGAGTTGCTCGGGCGCGAGATGACCTGCGACGCCCTGGTCGTGCCCACCGGCGCGACCGCGCTCATCGGCCAAATCGTCTTGGAACAACTCGATCTACTCGTTGATCCCAAATCGCGAGAGTTGTGCGTCAATCCCGAGAGTCCGGACGTGCCGCTGCTGGATCTGATGCACGTCGCCTGAGCGTGTGAGGGCGGGCGACGTGCGGTGGGGCAACGTTCTTCGTCAGCGCGTCGGAAAGCCGCGGTTCTTCAATAGCGCCTCGACCTTGGGATCGCGACCGCGGAACTGGCGGTAGGCGTCGGCGCGGTCGATGGCGTCCCCGGTGGCCAGGATGATGTCCTTGAACTTCTTCGCCGTCGCCGGGTCGAAGGGATCCTTGGTTTCTTCGAAGGCGCCCCAGGCATCGGCCGCCATCACGTCGGACCACAGATACGAGTAGTAGCCCGCCGAGTAGGCGTCGGAGGTGAACAGGTGCTGGAACTGAGGCAGGCGATGGCGCAGCACGATCTGCTTGGGCATGCCGATGGCTTTCAAGACCTTCGTTTCGAAGGCCTTGGGATCGACCTCGCCGCTGGGATCCGTGTGCAGCTTCATGTCGACTAGCGCTGCGGCCAAGTACTCCACCGTGGCAAAGCCTTGATTGAAAGTGCTCGCCTTGCGCATCTTGTCGATCAGCGCCTGGGGCATCTTTTCTTTGGTCTTGTAGTGAAGGGCGTACTTGTCGAGAATCTCTCGAGTCAGAACCCAGTTCTCGTGCACCTGACTGGGAAACTCC
This genomic stretch from Polyangiaceae bacterium harbors:
- the uvrA gene encoding excinuclease ABC subunit UvrA is translated as MELDHIIVTGAREHNLKAVTVRFPKKKLVVFSGVSGSGKSSLAFDTLYAEGQRRYVESLSAYARQFLGRLDKPKFDTIRGLAPAVSIEQKATNVNPRSTVGTITEIADYLRVLYARVGTQHCPQCDRPVLGQTPERICETLLAEAAGQSVTLLARVLENRKGEHRELLAGLRSDGHVRVRLDGEILRLEQLEALEKRKKHDLDVVVDRLRVEASSRGRLAESVERALSLGQGTLRALVGGDERLFSRDNSCLHCRISFSALTPQAFSFNSPQGMCPECHGLGTLSTIDPDRVVVDKSLTIDEGAIVVWGEDASKKKGWAHGFRGQILTHLKIPADRPFRKLTQRQQEILFWGTGDKRYTVIWKAQKGSGSGKFEVTWEGLIPRLTRRFSSTTSERAKRWYARFMGDAPCRSCGGARLRAESAAVRVGDKSLVDVGALTVSDAVAFFAALELRGASQEIASEVLKEVRARLGFLEAVGLGYLSLDRPGPSLSGGEAQRIRLASQVGSELTGVLYILDEPSIGLHQRDNQRLIDTLLRLRDIGNSVVVVEHDEDTLRAADWVVDFGPGAGVHGGEVVFTGTPRQLQSAKASLTGQYLSGRETISTPEARRPPSGWVTVEGAAANNLKDIDVPLPLGVLVAVTGVSGAGKSTLVNDILVPALARSEEARPAAHRGIEGSEQVERVILVDQRPIGRTPRSNPATYVKAFDEIRNLFAELPDARMRGMKPGRFSFNVKGGRCEACEGDGVRKVEMHFLADVYVRCDECQGRRFNEATLAVRYRDKSIAEVLDLTIDEAREIFAAHPKIRAPLDLLSEVGVGYLHLGQPSPTLSGGEAQRIKLARELGKRTQPGTLYVLDEPTTGLHFHDVKKLLVVLHRLVDAGNTVIVVEHNLDVIKNADFVVDLGPEGGPAGGRLVASGTPEQVAKSAASHTGRFLRGALKLKAPARAKQGSRPRRANGAARAMVRN
- a CDS encoding retroviral-like aspartic protease family protein, producing the protein MAKLKLSNNTDRDMAARGLIAANEVRSIEIEALVDTGATQLALPADVVEQLGLPASGTRKARDAQGVVIDLPWVGGVRLELLGREMTCDALVVPTGATALIGQIVLEQLDLLVDPKSRELCVNPESPDVPLLDLMHVA